CTGCTTGATCAGGACTGATCCGGTGAGGAATGCCGGGCGCCTGCGTGGGCGCCCGGTCTCCTCTCCAACTGGCAGATAGCTTAGCGGTCCATCCGGGACAGCAGCGGAGCCGCCTTCGCGCCGACCCACAGGCTCATGTCCACCGCATTCGACACACGGAACACATCACCCTTGGCGTTGAGGAACAGTTCCTCCATCTCGCTGCGATTGAACGGACGCGAGCCGAGGCGACCGAACACCGCCATCTGTCCCCCGGTCTCGTCCACACCACGATCACGGTCCAGCCCCTTCGACAGGGCAATGGCCGGGGTTGGCGTACGCGCCCATGCGATCAGTTCGGGCTTGGGTTCGGGCGAGAAGCCATAGAAATTGGGCTGGCTGGAGGGCGAGGTCAATTGCAGCACCTTCATCCCGTTCCGGCCATCGGCGACATAGGCAAACAGCGAGGCGTTGGTTGACGCGACGATCACGTCCTCAGCATCGTTGAGCTGCCCGCCGGCTGTGTAGCTGGCGTAGATCGAGGGCCGCACAGGCGCGGTGATGTCAACAATCACCAGGCCTTGCGACTTGGCCGCAACATAGGCGTAAGTACGCGCAAGATAGACCCGCCGTGCATCGGTGAGCGGCACCACGGCGCCCGCAACTGCCTTGGGCTGGGCCAGATTGGTCACGTCCATCAGTTCAAGACCGTTCGCCGTCGTTACCCAAAGATAGCGGAATTGCACGGCGGTTGCGCGGGGATCCCGCAAGGGCACGACCGAGGTGATGCGCGGCGCAAGGCAGGTCTCGCCACCCTTGGCATTGCTCACTTCGCAAGGCTTGTCCGGGCTCCATGGCTTGGTCAGGTGAACCGTGACCAGCGCCTTGTCCGTAACGACATAGGCGTAGTCACCGGCCAATGTGATATGCCTTGCGCCCGTCAGCACACCATCGGGATTGAACGTCATCGCACGGGTGAAGAAATTGTTGCGGAATTCGCCATCGGCCAGGGTATCGACATTGACCGCGATCAGGCCTTCGACCGCATCGGTGACGAAGGCATAGCTGTAGATCGGCGAGAACGGCTGCTCCTGATTGACCGCCCGCAGTTCTGGCGAATTGCGCGTGGGTGCAATGGCCTGATTGGTGGGCAAGGCCATGCAGGTGGCATTTGCGGTCTTCACATGAGTATCGTGGCCCAGCGCCGAGAACGGCGCGGTGACGATACGCTCGGAGAAGCCCTTGTTCCCGATCGCCGCGATATCATAGGCGCGGAAACCGCCCTTGCCTTCGGCCACGAACATGTATTCGCCGCGCATCTGGAGGCAGCGGACTGCATCCTTGGTGCCTTCCACCACGTTGGCAAACTGTTCCTGCCCGGTGGTTTCGCCCGAAAGCTTGCTATCCATGATCTTGCCGCGCGTCCAGTTCTTCAGTTCGCGGTCGTTGGTCTCGACGTGCTGCTTCCAGTAATCGGGATAGGCATAGCGATGGAGATACGATCCGATGACAGCTTGCGGCTCGTCCCATTCGGTCACGCGCACGGCTTCAAAGCCGCCATCAAGACCGAACCAGGCGTTGAGACCCACGAAGTTCACGTAATTGGTGCCCAGCAGCAGCAATTGCGCCATCGTGGCGTTATTGTCTTCATCCTGGCTGATGTGACAATCGGTGCACTGCTTGGTCTCGTTCTTGCGGACGGTGTGCGGGAAGTGCGGCGCGAAGGCTTGCGATGAATAGCCGATCGACGAAATCGGAGGCTGCTGCACATAGATGCGTTCGCGGTTGATGTTCGTGGATGACAGGATCAGTGCCGAGGTCGAGCGGATCGGCGCGGTGATCGCCTTGCCCGACACCGGATTGCCCGCCGCATCGAACTGCACCGGATCACTGCCCGACGACTTGTTGCGCTGATGCTTGCCCAGCTGGAACATGTCATCGCGCGCAACCTGCGGGTTATACGTCGCGTAATTGCGGGTGTAGTCTTCCTCGTACTTTTGCGTAGCCGTTTTCCAGTTTGCCTCGATTGGCAAATGGCAGCCTGCGCACGATGTCGTCCACGAAAGATGGCAGGTGAAGCAGGCCATGTCGTCGTCACGATGAGCGCGCGCTTCCTTGGCAACGCCGGTGCCGAACTTGTAGGCGCCGTCATCAGAGGCAGACTTCGCCATCAGCTTCGCGCGCGCGGCCTTGGGATTGAAGATCGGCTTGCCAGCGGCATCCATCTGCCCCTGATAGCGCGCATCAACCGAATCCTTCACCAGGCTGACTTGCCACGACAGGTTGGGATCGATGATCGAGCGCTGGACCAGAACGCGACGACCGTCAGGCTGGTTGAACCATTCGAAGCGGCGCTGTCCATCGGCGTTGCGCAGCAGCGAAAGGTTGTTGCCCTTTTCTGGCGCGGCGAGATTGGAGGTCAGCAGCGTCGGGTACGCATCGGGCGTACCGTGGCAATCCTTGCAGCCGATCTCGACCGCGTTGGCGACTTCGCCATAGATCATGCCATTGCCGTGGCTGTCCTGCGAGAAGTGGCAATCGGCGCATTGCATGCCGATCTGCGCATGGATGTCCATCATGTGGACCGCCTTGCCCGGATTGTCCGGCCCGGCTTCCACGAACTTGGCTTCGCCTGCCTTGCGGAACTTTTCCGGGTCAGCCGGATCGATGATGTGCGCCTTGTCGGTGCCATAGGACGACATGTCGCCTTCGTCATCGAGCAGGTTACCGCGGCGATCGCGCTTCAGGATCGCGCGGAAATTCCAGCCGTGGCCGTGATAATCGGCGAACTGGGTGTCCTTCAACTGCGGGTTGAGATCATAGACGTTACGCAGGAATTCGACGTCGCGCCACAACCCGCGCGTGGATGCGCCTTCGGGGTTGCGGTCCAGCACTTCGCGCTGTTCGTCGATGTTTGGCTGGAACTGCTTCTTGAAATACTTCGAATAGTCCTCGTCGGTCATGCCCGCAGGGCGCGGCGCACGGTTTTCCGGCCCCGGCCACATCGAATCCGCATCGGATTCGTAATCCCACATGGTGTAGCCAAGGTAGGTGTTCAGGAAGATATTGGGCTGATGCATGTGGCAGTTCATGCACTGCGCGGTCGGGATCGCGCGGGTAAAGGCATGCACCAGCGGATGGCCCCTCTCGCGGTCCTGCATGG
This genomic interval from Novosphingobium sp. CECT 9465 contains the following:
- a CDS encoding LVIVD repeat-containing protein — its product is MTKPRRTRKLPLAWLIAALTVLLVPSALYASGEEAAQKVAHSRAPAAPRGQPGETAEEQWAFVDKQNVGCVSCHTKSDHRTMHASPAVVLSCVDCHGGNTKVVADRSWNSNSMEYMGALKDAHVLPRYPAAWGWPASANPKRSYALLAKESPEFVRFVNPSDYRVARDSCGACHMSIIEASERSLMSTGAMLWGGAAYNNGIVPFKNYLFGESFTRTGEPALLKSGSKEIGPDGKPMWGTVTPKEKARGALPVMYPLPRWHTIPPGDVFRVFEDGGRTINPQFPEIGLPNSTGLIQRLDEPGRPDLKQSNRGPATGLRVAIPVLNIHKTRLNDPFLFQMGTNDQPGDYRSSGCAACHVIYANDREPRHSLNYGKCGRDGQTVTADPTINGLREGQHRKGAYGSYDAEKEEHHDKVRGTVLRGKGAYVTGDKSVPEQSADMEGDCARAISSAQQLVYAPAKGVAPHGTMDHEKMDQASAHAAAGLDEKGHARKAGVHGDEHAGTGPVAMQDRERGHPLVHAFTRAIPTAQCMNCHMHQPNIFLNTYLGYTMWDYESDADSMWPGPENRAPRPAGMTDEDYSKYFKKQFQPNIDEQREVLDRNPEGASTRGLWRDVEFLRNVYDLNPQLKDTQFADYHGHGWNFRAILKRDRRGNLLDDEGDMSSYGTDKAHIIDPADPEKFRKAGEAKFVEAGPDNPGKAVHMMDIHAQIGMQCADCHFSQDSHGNGMIYGEVANAVEIGCKDCHGTPDAYPTLLTSNLAAPEKGNNLSLLRNADGQRRFEWFNQPDGRRVLVQRSIIDPNLSWQVSLVKDSVDARYQGQMDAAGKPIFNPKAARAKLMAKSASDDGAYKFGTGVAKEARAHRDDDMACFTCHLSWTTSCAGCHLPIEANWKTATQKYEEDYTRNYATYNPQVARDDMFQLGKHQRNKSSGSDPVQFDAAGNPVSGKAITAPIRSTSALILSSTNINRERIYVQQPPISSIGYSSQAFAPHFPHTVRKNETKQCTDCHISQDEDNNATMAQLLLLGTNYVNFVGLNAWFGLDGGFEAVRVTEWDEPQAVIGSYLHRYAYPDYWKQHVETNDRELKNWTRGKIMDSKLSGETTGQEQFANVVEGTKDAVRCLQMRGEYMFVAEGKGGFRAYDIAAIGNKGFSERIVTAPFSALGHDTHVKTANATCMALPTNQAIAPTRNSPELRAVNQEQPFSPIYSYAFVTDAVEGLIAVNVDTLADGEFRNNFFTRAMTFNPDGVLTGARHITLAGDYAYVVTDKALVTVHLTKPWSPDKPCEVSNAKGGETCLAPRITSVVPLRDPRATAVQFRYLWVTTANGLELMDVTNLAQPKAVAGAVVPLTDARRVYLARTYAYVAAKSQGLVIVDITAPVRPSIYASYTAGGQLNDAEDVIVASTNASLFAYVADGRNGMKVLQLTSPSSQPNFYGFSPEPKPELIAWARTPTPAIALSKGLDRDRGVDETGGQMAVFGRLGSRPFNRSEMEELFLNAKGDVFRVSNAVDMSLWVGAKAAPLLSRMDR